A stretch of the Corylus avellana chromosome ca6, CavTom2PMs-1.0 genome encodes the following:
- the LOC132183692 gene encoding IQ domain-containing protein IQM1, with protein sequence MGLSLSLLLSAWNGTLRYMFSGLTDTTERVIVRSPSFKKEDSERSMSFKNWESMELNVEASDSSQNAVPGSEISDSISSMGKNHERMKIKKPTLLLPELVIFFSPKPVSELDAAATKLQKVYKSYRTRRNLADCAVVVEELWWKALDFAALKRSSVSFFNVEKPETAVSRWARAGTRLARVGKGLSKDEKAQKLALQHWLEAIDPRHRYGHNLHIYYEIWSDSKSTQPFFYWLDVGDGKELNLKRCPRIDLQRQCIQYLGPKEREAYEVIVESGKLQYRQTGMLLNTVEGSKWIFVLSTSRALYVGQKKKGVFQHSSFLSGGATTAAGRLVAHDGVLEAIWPYSGHYLPTAENFKEFLGFLEEHHVDLTNVKRCAIDDDNPSFKFSGEDSKSDEVKAPPTSDVNEAIKETPIATNHELESMDSNAAKAEAPLFNMPKRLSCKWTSPVGPRIGCVREYPIELQARALEQVNLSPRVTPGRAGSSGPIPSPRPSPKIRVSPRLAYMGFPSPRVPVSTAAN encoded by the exons ATGGGTCTCTCTCTTTCCTTACTCCTATCTGCGTGGAATGGGACCCTGAGGTACATGTTTTCTGGTTTAACGGACACCACTGAGAGAGTCATTGTGAGGTCCCCAAGCTTCAAGAAAGAAGATTCAGAAAGGTCAATGAGCTTCAAAAATTGGGAATCCATGGAATTAAACGTTGAAGCATCTGATTCATCTCAGAATGCAGTTCCTGGCAGTGAGATTTCTGATTCAATCTCGTCAATGGGTAAAAATCATGAAAgaatgaagataaagaagcccaCGCTTTTGCTTCCAGAActagttatatttttttctccaaagcCGGTTAGTGAGCTTGATGCTGCTGCAACTAAGCTTCAGAAAGTCTACAAGAGTTATCGGACTAGACGGAACCTTGCAGATTGTGCAGTTGTGGTGGAGGAACTCTG GTGGAAGGCCTTAGACTTTGCAGCTCTTAAACGGAGCTCTGTATCTTTCTTCAACGTTGAGAAACCAGAAACTGCTGTGTCACGGTGGGCACGCGCCGGGACAAGACTTGCCAGG GTTGGAAAAGGTTTATCTAAGGATGAGAAGGCTCAGAAATTAGCCCTCCAACACTGGCTTGAAGCT ATTGATCCACGCCATCGGTACGGACACAATTTACACATATACTATGAAATCTGGTCTGATAGCAAGAGCACGCAACCTTTCTTCTACTG GTTGGATGTTGGTGATGGCAAAGAGCTAAATCTTAAAAGGTGCCCAAGGATTGATCTACAACGTCAATGCATTCAGTATCTTGGACCA AAAGAGCGAGAAGCATATGAAGTGATTGTAGAGAGTGGAAAGCTTCAATACAGGCAAACTGGGATGCTTCTTAACACAGTTGAGGGTTCTAAGTGGATTTTTGTGCTCAGCACCTCCAGGGCTTTGTATGTGGGGCAGAAGAAGAAAGGCGTTTTTCAGCACTCAAGTTTTCTTTCAGGAGGTGCTACAACAGCAGCAGGAAGATTAGTTGCCCATGATGGGGTACTTGAG GCTATATGGCCATATAGTGGTCACTATCTCCCAACTGCAGAAAACTTCAAGGAATTCCTTGGTTTCCTTGAGGAGCACCATGTAGACCTCACCAATGTTAAG AGGTGTGCAATAGATGATGACAATCCTTCCTTTAAATTTAGTGGAGAGGATTCAAAGTCAGATGAGGTCAAGGCTCCCCCAACAAGTGATGTGAATGAGGCAATAAAGGAAACACCCATCGCAACAAATCATGAGCTGGAGAGTATGGATTCCAATGCAGCCAAAGCAGAAGCACCATTATTCAACATGCCTAAGCGTTTGTCTTGCAAGTGGACTAGCCCAGTTGGTCCTCGTATTGGATGTGTGAGGGAGTACCCTATTGAGCTACAAGCCCGAGCACTCGAGCAAGTCAATCTATCACCCAGGGTCACACCAGGCCGTGCTGGGAGCAGTGGCCCAATCCCTTCACCGCGGCCCAGCCCGAAGATCCGGGTCTCGCCTAGGCTCGCCTACATGGGTTTCCCTAGCCCTAGGGTGCCCGTTAGTACTGCTGCTAATTAA